The following nucleotide sequence is from Trifolium pratense cultivar HEN17-A07 linkage group LG2, ARS_RC_1.1, whole genome shotgun sequence.
AATGAACTACTGTGATTTCACCAAAAATCGATTCTATGTATAAGATCAATTTTTCGATGCCAGCAGTACCAATCATTcctataatttttaaaattgaaaacttgaAATTGCTAATGCCTGAACACAAAATCTGCATAATTATTGAACCAAAAAAGTTATCTACATAATTATGCAGGATTTACTGTCAAACCCCTGGTTCCTAACTAATGTTGGTCATTTTGTTGATCATCAAAGCACTTGGTTTTGTCACACTTCCATATCAGACGGTCAACTCATCCcggatttatttatttctataaaaGTGAAGAGGGAGCATCCAAATATTATATTAACATTACCACTCAAAATTTGGCTGTACAATACTGTTATCAGAAATGTAATGTGAGCTATAATCTCAAAATGGAAGTAGACACAGTATCAATTTTATAGccttttattcattttttttttgtgtcatgTGCTAATTAACAGTGATGAAGGTTTTCAAATCTATCTAAGAATCCAATTTACATTCATATACTCGAATCATGCTATCAGAAAGCTCGGCCCATTGGGCCTGAAGCATGAACGATGTAAGAAGCCGAACGATAGACCCGATAAGTTCTGATACCATGTCATGAATATCGAGACCTAACTCATCTTACAAAATAAGTTTGTAAGATGAGTATTGCctctctttataaactcttctcaagaatcCTATTTGATGTGACACTAAATTCCACCtgagtgttggccgctaacgAAAACAACATCACCACAAGATTTTTAAGCCATTTTTGAATACATACTTCACAATTTTATCATAAAGCTTTTAGGGATAAAGATCAACAACAGAAAAAACAGTTCTTAAAAGATTCAACAACATAAGAATAATAATTCAACAAGCTATTActaattttctaattttaataataataagaagaatATTAATAACCCACCCTAACCCTAACCCCCAAAACCATAAAGGGTCCTTCCTTGCCTTTTGAGTGCATAAACAACATCCATAGCAGTAACTGTTTTGCGACGAGCATGTTCAGTATAAGTAACAGCGTCACGAATAACATTCTCAAGGAATATCTTGAGAACGCCACGCGTTTCTTCATAGATCAAACCACTTATACGCTTCACACCACCACGTCTTGCAAGACGACGAATAGCAGGTTTAGTTATACCTTGAATGTTATCTCTCAGAACTTTCCTATGACGCTTTGCGCCTCCCTTTCCCAAACCCTTTCCTCCTTTGCCTCTTCCAGACATGATGATTGCAAGATTCTCTttagtttgttgttgttgttgttgttgttgtagtaTCGATGGTTGTTGATGTTGATTTCATTTTGATACTACATGTGATGTGATGGTTTTATATTGGATTGGATTGCATTTGAGATGATGAATTTTCTGCCGTTGGTATGGGTTATCCGTGTGAGATACATGTTTCAAGATATGAACCGTTGGATTGTAAATGAATGCTATGTCACTCGGATCGCCAGCGTGGACTTCAATTTTTGGAGTGGCgctaatattttatttgagttagGCAGATTCAATTTTGAAATGTTTGCTTCAATTTTCTTATTCCCTCCTCCGTAAAAATAGGAATTTCTTTTTTCACCCCAACATTTAACTCTTTACCCCTACAAACAACCTAATATTCCTATTTTACCCTTTTATTATGTCATTTCACCCTTACATTTAATCAAAGTTATACAtggaaaaactaaaaaaaattctgaaCAAACATATAGTGTTTCGGTAAAAAATTTGCAAACCAGAATAGTTAGATAAAGTATTCCGGTAACCAAAGTGAAGTGATGTCTCAACCACACCCAAAATCCAGTTTGCAATTTATTCAACAATGATCTTTGGCCAATATGCAATTCTATTTTAAAGCACAAACCGTCATTCGATTTAAAGGGTGGTTAGTGAGAAAGAAGCGATAAGGAATATTTTATGGTGAGGTTTGCTGCAATGTAAAAATGAAGGGAGGATCTGATTGGTGAAAATGAATTGAATGAGTTAATTAAAATAGAAGGTGTAAGAGAAGAACTGGAAGATGCCAAAAAACACTAGACAATAAAGCTTGAACTTTGGCCATGGAGGATTGTTCCGAAGAAGAAGCCACAAGACGAGGAACTTTTGGAGTTGTTGAACAATGGAGATCTCGTTACCGGAATACTTTATAAAACTATTCcggtttgcaatttttttttactggaATATTTAATTCAAGTGTtccgaaaaaaaattatgcGTTCCggtttgtaatttttattaaatgtaaaagtgaaataaaataataaaaaggttAAAATAGGAATATTAAGTTGTTTATAGGGGTAAAGGGTTAAATGTTggggtggaaaaaaaatttccgTAAAAATAACATTTCTTATCTATAGAGCTGGTCCGGCCCAATGGGCCAAACAAtatagatgttttctctttccaccccgtgaatcttttatccccttgaatttccaattttgcccttgaaaaaacttcggttcgtcgaaaaccgaagtttttttttgccttgaaaacaaatttcggtttctaaaaaccgaaatttactctgaattttcactagtaaaaatttggtttctgcgaaccaaatttttctgcaagggcaaaattggaatattgaggggtataaaaaattcatagaaggtggggagagaaaacattaacaatatatatatataggttagCCTGGCCCGACTCAATTATTGTTGGGTTACCTATTTCTTACCTACTTATACGTGTTCTATGAAAGTAAgatacatattttaattttttttatatcatatgAAGTTTAtttaccaaagttttttttttttaacgtggTATAAATGTGAATTTTTAGAACGGTATAAGTTCAATATAAAAGTAATGAAAATTAttacttaaaaattaaattttaagcTCATATATTTAGGAACTTTTTATGATGTTctatcaaattttgaattatattttttccgtttatgtttagtacattatagtGTAACATAAGTAGTAGATATTTGGATGTCTTAATCATTTGGTTTTGGGTTCGATTCTCAGCCGATGCGTATGaagaaacatttgttgggagatgtcaaccccttaaatggatctcagttacctcgaggggATTAATCTTTGCAGTTGCAGGCGAATGATACAtttaatttaccaaaaaaaaaactttagaaatagtataacttattttttaaaaaagggtGAATTAACTTATaagtttttatagtttttgcatataaaaattttaaatttctttccGCAGTCATTTTTAGGGATTAACTTATAAGTTTTTCACGGTagtttataagaaaatatattacaacttttgttagtgaaaacagatgaattaacataaaagtttatttatttgcataaactattttcataagctaaaaaataagtcaaatctaAACGGGCCATTAATACATTATAGAAACTTCTCTtgcaaaaatgttttttttttttttttgtagaggggtgaattaaatataattttttacaaataaCTAATATACACTAGATAAAATATCACtcataatttatttgaaataactacaatattatatatacgtgacaaattgtgattaatatttttttaaaataactattatacacAAGATAATtgttgataaaaatttaaatgaactATTATACACGGGGGAAGAGTTGctgctaataaaaaatttaagtcaCTACTATAAATGGGGAACAAGTTTTTGctgataaaaaatttacataattactttttttttgacgcatttaAATAATTACTATGAGAACAAGTTGTTGCTAATGAAAATTCTAAGTAactaatatatcaatttttttatttataattttttttttcttaatgaaatttgtcaaatttaatatttagtaatctatacctatatataaagaggatacaaaaactTTTGGTGtagatttttcataataccaacaatacccttattttttttttttagcagcaaaaatcttttattaataaacttaccgtaacataagacatatatttctttttagcagcaaaaatcttatattaacaaactcactataACAGAAGACACAAACATGCGCGTAATGCACCTTGTCTGACCGCTagtatttataattcaaataaacACGCGACAAAAAATACCAGTATTTTCTGGGTGTATTCGATAGTTTAGGGAACTGTAGattaattaaaccaaaataatttaattccattgtctgattttttttttagcaatttgAATTTTGTATTGTATCGGTTAAACTTAAcggtaaaaaaacaaaagaagaaaacacATATCGTAATATTTATCGATAATTTCTCTTTAGCACCccatgttttgttttttttcatcatttgaattttcaattttgcttttgaaaaaaatttggaacgcTAATAGCGAAATTTTTCTAGTTCAATTTCAGGAAACAAAATccgaaatatttttttcaagggAAAAGAAATTCGAtaaacagaaaccgaatttttttaaagaaaaaattggatATCCAAGGGTGAAAAAAAAACACGTTTTAAGCGAAAATTATAACTAGGCTCGGACGTAATTGAACTTGATTGAAGTCTTAGAACTGAGGTTGGGTTGGGGGCAAGGGGAGCACAGATGGAATCGTCATCGTCATCGTCGCTGTCAATTTGGGAATTCATTGTAATCATCTTCCTACGTCCCCTTTTAGCCATAGCTTTTGTTCTCTCCTTAATCACTCTTGGTAAGTTGCTAACtatcttcttttctctctcactctctctcaatCGCTTCTTCAATAaggattttgtttgtttgtttgtaggTTGGTTATTGGCTTGGAAAATGGTGCTGGTTCACGTTCCTTTGGTACAAGAAGTTTTCGGTCTTAAAAAGAAACCTATTCGATCTAAGCCCCAAACTGGTCGTCTCTCCAAAATTTACAGTCAAATTAATTCCACCCCTATTTCACCTTCCACTTAAATTAAAGGTTggttttattctattttatgcTCAGTTCAGTTATCTAGTTAATTAACAACTTATGTATCCAAACGCTGTCTTTCAAACTAGCTAAGGCATTATTATTGTGTAGTGTTTCCAAATATTCCAATCAAACATACCTAGTGTTAGATTTAGCATTGCAACTTTAGGTTAAAGTCATGGACAATTCTAGCATACACAAGTTTCATGTACTTATTGATTGATAGTTCCATTGAGTAATCTCGTCGTTGCCATGAGAGTGGTGGTGACTTGATAAGATATAGATAGTTTCTGTAGTCTATTGTGTTACTGTTTGGTAGTATATTTCATTTGGGCTTGATTTTGGTCAGAAAAGGATGATAAGAAAGATAGGTTGAGATAAACTATCCTATACTAATTCAGTATCTATTGAGTCAATTCAGTATTTATTGAGTCGATATGATAGGATATTTTATCGTTGTAGCATATCCTATCTTGTTCATTGTTGCAAATTTTATCCTTAGGGAGGCTGTTTGGTTAGGAAAAGAGTATAATAATAccattgaaacttttttttcattttcactctGTTAGGAATGACGATAATGTACAGGGCACTAATCCTTTGATAGTTTATCATAGGCGAAACAAAAATTAGTATATTTGTACTTTAAGTTGTTGTTAGTCTGTTATCTTTCTGTTAAGTTTCTGCTGGTAGTTAGGATAGTTAGTTCTCTGCATACGTTCCAGTGAGAGAGGATTATCTGATTGTTTAGTTGTTGGACTGGAAAGTTCCCGTGAGAGTGGAGTATCTTCCTCTGTGTATCTTTTTTTCTctaattcaataaaactaagGGGACAAATAATTCCCGTTACCTATTGTGTTCTTTCAAAAGAACCTAACACACTCTGTATCCAACCATCAATTTATCAATCAAGATTCTGCAGCATTGCTGACCTGCACAGATTGGCAGCGATTCTCAGCTAAGTACTTCTTTCACACTGTTCACCATTAAATGCACAACAAATGTAGCTTATAAAGTTGACATGCAGTGATTGACTTGCATCATAAAATGTAGCTTATAAAGCCGATGTGCAGTGGTGCCATTAACGGCCAACTTACAGTCAAATAGTAGTTGTAGAACTTGTAGTGGCTGCTAAATTGAAACTTTTGTAAAGTTCTAATAAACCTTTTGTTGGACCTTTTGGTCATTTCAACTTAAAATAGCTACTCAACTGATAGCTTTGCCCAGATTTTTTTTGGACTTTTGTCATTTCACTCTTAATTGAATGACTATATATAGGATCCTCCTCTCTTGTCATTTCTTCTCCTCTGAAACAACTTCATTTCCCCTCTTCACCTTGTGCAGCTTCTTGGTAGCTCTTTTTGCTATGTGTATGATATGAGTTTCTTTTATTGTTTCTCTAAAACTTCGACGTAGCGTCCATACCACCACTATCCACTGTAGCATTTTGGGGGTCAGCTGGTATGCTCTACTATCTGTTATCGACTTATTGACTACATTGGTTATGCATCGCTCTGCTATCACTTTCATCTACTATCTTAGAAAAGCCAAAAGTatattagaagtttttttttttaaaatttatgtaatttgtgtcataataatattaataataataataataataataataataataataatgtggtTTTGTCATTTGCATGTAATTTTATAACATCCTATCAATGTTTTGGTTCATGTCAAACATAGAATAGGATAACAATACTATCTGGTATTATATAGTGTGAAGTAAATGTTGTATTTGATAAGGTTTACATCATATCTGGTTTGTATCTAAATAGATCATTGGTTGCTTTCTTTCCTTGATATTATAGATAAGATCATTAAATTGATTTAAGATATAGAAATGATTATGGATATTAACGGTTGGTTTCTTGTCGTTGCAGATATGATCAttgaattataaaaagtttgttgAAAATGGCAAACATGGGAACTTTGGATAGTAGGACAGGCACAGGCAGTCAGTGACTCCAATGATtgaaatcaaatgaaaaaactCCAAGTTGCATACAACACGCCTCAAAAGCTTTGgagatttttatattataatgctTGTACATAATAATACCAGTATTAGTTAATTAACTTAAGAAAACTAGATCACGATTGATCTTACTCTACATATTTGTGTCAAGTGataattatttatgatttatttttatgattgcTCTAATCATACTAACAAGTAGCAACACACATTTATGTATGGAGTGTGTGCAAGTGTGCAACTAGGAAGCATGCTATTTAGATATAAATGAAGTATGGGTTGGAAATTCTATCtatttctcaaaataaatggacattatatgaaaatagaaagacaaaatataactaGTGTATTAAATCTTTAAGGCAAAAGCTAaaatgtgccctaagggcacatgataagcattttaatatagaaaaattctTCTCAAAAATTGTGTATTTCTCTTTTCAAAAGTCAAAGTGTTGTATTTTTCAATTCAAGAGTTCTACTTTTTggtttcttaacatgtgcccgcGATCCAGAGATATGCTTACAGAGATATGTAAGCAAGTAAAGATGATCATGAGGTATTTTCAAGTTACAAATGATTATGGTGTGCTATATCATAGTTAGATGGCAGAAGAGGGAAAGTTGTAGGTTATTGTGGCCCTGATTGGTCAAGTGACGAAGTTGAAAGAAAAAGCACTATGGGATATGTCTTCAGTGTATTCAATTCTCCAATTTCATGGAGTTCAAAGAAACATCAATTTTAGCTTTATCAATTTGTGAAATTGAATATAGCTATGCCGCATGGCAAATGATCTGGTTGTAGACATTATTACAAGAAATGAAGATTGATATTGATGAAAGAATTGAGCTTATGGTCGACAACAAATCAACTATAAACCTTGACAATAATCCAAAATTTCACTTTCTTAGAGATCAAGTCAACAAAGGAAAGGATCACTCTTAGCAACAGCGAAACTGAAGATCAAGTTGCACATGTACTCACCAAGCCATCGAAGATTGAGAAGTTAAAAAATATGAGGATGATGCTCAATGTGTTTGGCCTagagatattatttttttgacggtTTTGGCCTAAAGAATTTGAATTAAGGGGGTGCAATGTATTGTAATTCAAATTAATTAGGATTTCAAAAGTTAGTTAGAATTAGTTTAGTTGCTTGTAGATCAATTAATCGAATTAGTTAGGATTTCAAAAGTTAGTTAGGTTGAGTTATCATGTTATATGGTTATGTTTGTTAAGTCTAGTTAAGAGACTTATGACTTTGTATATAAGGAGCACATTGAGATAATATGAAAGTTGTTGCACATAATTCCATTCTTTCCCTTATTAAACTTTCCCTTAATCTTTCAATTCTCTCATTCATTCCAGCTTCTTTTTCCAACAGTCCCGTCCGTCCCAATGTTGCCCCTCTCCCCTCTTCCTCTCATCGACAATCTCCGCCGTCACTGGTtgaaaaagaaagggaaaatgaCAGAGCCATTTAATCTGTTTGTCAAAGACGATGAAATCCTGTACTGGATCCAAATTTTGAATCCTCTTGATTGCATAATGGAATTTGGGAAACAATATTTTATCTTGCGATGATATcatgttatagatttttttttcccattaaaTACTAGCAAAATATCCGAGCATTCGCACGAGttcattgattaaaatatagTTTGATATTTAAGTTCATCATTATATTagggtcctataatattatttggGTTACAAGTCTGTGTCGTGGAATAATGTAAGAAATTAGGTTACTATAATATGATGTTTTtggtaattttctttttaagagAAGATTTGTTTAGGTTGAAGAATTTATGGATTTTGTAGGTTGAAGAAGGTGAGAAGACTTCTCCAATGGTGGTGGCGGCAAGGTAGCTAGAAAATGAAGAATTGGAAAATGAATTTTCACAtttgtaaattttaaatttggtcCTTGGACAAACTTTTTTTGTCCGTGTAATTTAagcaaattttgtttttggtccctataatttgaatgaattttggtTTCCGTCTCTGTAATTTGagcgaattttaatttttgtcctCAATACACGCCAAGTCAGCGTCTCCTGAACATGTGGCATTGGTCCGGTCAACAGGTTCTGTTTGTGTCAGCATTTTTATGTGACATGGCCAGAGTATAAACTAAAATGAAAGGAATATGAAATtacaagagcaaattgaaagttttttttagGACTAAAACGCAAGTTTggtaataaaattgaaattcaagTTAATGGTTATAAAAAATGCTATTTGGTAAGAAATATTTatgcaagaaagagaagaatcaTATCCGACGACATTTAACAATTAAAAACTATAATTATTCTCTTCTCCATATATggttaaccaatttttaatcgatcaaatttgttacttttatttatagATTATTCTTCTAGTTCGAAGGGTATTGAAATCAGTCGAAAGCGAGTTAAAGCCATACATGAAGCTCTCTAAAGTTTTCTTATGAAGTTAAATTTCATCATCTCACGTGCATAAACCAACTCACCAACttatagtaatattttttttaaaactaatcacttgtgtgaaaaataaaattaacgaCTGATTATTAGCAATtattccaaaataaataaaaataaaatgatatgttaacaactaaaaataaaatcaataaattcataaaaataaaataaaattttggaagTCTTAGAAtatcaaaattgaaaaatacgaatttttttaatatcaaccTCTAATTCTCAGAAGAAAGAAGGTTTCGATAAGAAAATAGACAATTTAAAAGTATATACATTTGATGCCAGAGAATCTATTTGCAATAAGACTGAAAAGAAAAGATAACCCATAAAACTATATACTATGAAGTCAGCTTATATGCATAAATGTCTATTGAGCATTTCCTGTGCAAATTTTGTCAACAACTTCAATTTGACTGCATCCATTAGAACCATCCTCTGATCCCTTAATACCAGAGTCAGTAAAATCACTACTTTCAACAATGTGTATGGTCTTACCAAACAGCTTAATTGAACTAGGCTTAACTCTTTCTGTGTTATCATTGTGAGTTTGAACATAATTTGTCCCGAAGTTGTTATGAGGCGATGACGAATCAACAGATGTAGAACTTCCAATGTTTATCTCTTTTGGCATAGTACTCATCCCAGCCATTATACTATTCACAAAAAAACCATAGCCATTATAATTCAACAAGTTGGAAGAAGTTGATGCAGCTGATGATAAATGATCATGCCTGGCTCCCTGCATGCCAGCAGGAAAAGAATCACAATTCAACAATGTTTGGTTGAAGGATTCCATTGTTGAACAAGGAAACTCTATCATAGGAATGAAGGGTTCTCCCATTGTAAGTCTAGGTCTTTTTGTTTGGTGGAATGGTAGATAGAGTGCAGGTACCTGGGAAATAAGTTCAACCTGCCAAGGATTCACACAGTTTGGATATTGCGAGATTTCAGGTTCATCCCAGTTAACCTATATATGATAAAGAAGTGAAAAAAGGTAAGAATTTAATATCAGTCATTTGaaatatgataaataaattgcagTATGTATTTAGACATCAAAGGTTTcttatcaaaatcaaaatcctaCTTAGCAATAGCATTATGTATCAAAATCAAATTActtcaaaacaataatatttatttacagCATTATGTATGCAATTGATCAAATATAAAAAGAGCCAAAAAGGAGGAATGAATGAATACCTTAAGCATGCGCCAATTAGGGACAATAGAGACATTTGAGATTGCCCCTTGAGGTTGACACAATGGCTTCTTTGAACATTCCTCCTTCTTCAAAACAAGTTTAACTCTCATTCCAGATTCCCAACCAATCTTCATAGCCTCATCCACAACCTTAGCTTCCACCACAAAATCACTCCAATTAGGAGTAGGGTAATATACAACTTCGAATGCCATATTCTTCTCCGCCCGTTCCACCGCCTCTATAACCGCCGCCTCCTCCGTTACATTCCCTCTTTTTCCATTCCTCGAAAAACCCTCAaccttctccttcttcttcttctgtgATGCTGCGGCTTCAGGTGCGGCAAACTTCATGTTCCGGCGGATACCTACAAACATATTTCCAGTCGAATTTTTCAAGAAAACAACGGTATCTCCTGCAACGAGTTTTTTTCCGTTAACAAACGGTGTCCAACCGGTGGTGAACAAGTGTCTCTTAGGTTTCCCACGATAGACATGAGTGTATTTCCAGACTCCTCCACCATGAACTTCGTTGATGTAGAGTTGTTGAGATGGCATTGGATCGGTAAAGTCAAGCTCAGGGAAGATCAAGTCAGCGCATTGGCGAGGTACGGAGAATCCACCACCGTTATTTGAATCAGACTGCGTTAGAATCTTGATATAAGAAACAACTTTgtcaccaccatcatcatcatcttcttggtCAGGAACCACAGGATGTTCTTGGACATGTTGTGTTTCAGTTATTGGAGTTAGGATAAGTTTGGCGAATACCTCATCGGTGTGAGGATCGGAAAGGAGATCAACGGCGGTGATGATGCAGGGAATATAAGGACggttattattatgaatgatgGAGATTGTTTTAGGGTTAGGAAAAGGGCATGCGTGTTCCAAATGACCTAGTGGGAAGTAGTAAACTTTAGAGTGGAGTTTTGGGATGGTGACGGCGGGGCCGGCACATGACTGCCAGATTTTGGGGTGGACAGGGCGTGGTTGAGGAGGAGACATGGTGGTTGGTTGTATTAATATTGCAAACAGAAGAATAtatagaaagagagagagagagagagagagagagagagagagagagagagagagagagagtaatgaGCGGGAATGAAGTTTGATAAAGTTGTTTCGAAACATtagaagaatgaatgaatgaataaatagaTAGAGAGTGAGTCATCGGTTTGGCCTAGAAAATTGTCAATCTGTTAGAGAAAAACAAGGCAGCCGAAATGCAAGTTTGTTTGAGAAGAGTGGGTAAGTGTAACTGTCTAAGTGATAAGTGAGTCATtcaaatgtttgtttttttggtcaaaGCTTGCAATGTTTTTTTCTCATTGCCTCTTGTGAGTTGCATGTGACGGTTATTTAATCAGAAGTGTTATAAGAGAACCCATTAACAAttcaatgtatctagtctataatatatattaaatacattaaattcttgataaatctaaaaagtagatcttctcttatatttagaatcggaggaaataatagataaactTAAATTTGTCTCAGGAAATTTTTGTAGACTGTGTAAATAATACTCCCACCGTtcttttttaagtatttttttttaacaaggaAAGATATTATTAATCAAGAGAAATTGGTTATGGCCAGCATAtcgtttaattttttattttttaatattaacaCCAAATTAGTGaaatgtatttttgcactttttttttctattatatcttcattttaatataccaataaattttcatttttttgcaCACATTTTTTCTTCCCAATAATTTTAATatgcacaaaaaaaataaatatgttatgtacc
It contains:
- the LOC123904492 gene encoding auxin response factor 17-like, coding for MSPPQPRPVHPKIWQSCAGPAVTIPKLHSKVYYFPLGHLEHACPFPNPKTISIIHNNNRPYIPCIITAVDLLSDPHTDEVFAKLILTPITETQHVQEHPVVPDQEDDDDGGDKVVSYIKILTQSDSNNGGGFSVPRQCADLIFPELDFTDPMPSQQLYINEVHGGGVWKYTHVYRGKPKRHLFTTGWTPFVNGKKLVAGDTVVFLKNSTGNMFVGIRRNMKFAAPEAAASQKKKKEKVEGFSRNGKRGNVTEEAAVIEAVERAEKNMAFEVVYYPTPNWSDFVVEAKVVDEAMKIGWESGMRVKLVLKKEECSKKPLCQPQGAISNVSIVPNWRMLKVNWDEPEISQYPNCVNPWQVELISQVPALYLPFHQTKRPRLTMGEPFIPMIEFPCSTMESFNQTLLNCDSFPAGMQGARHDHLSSAASTSSNLLNYNGYGFFVNSIMAGMSTMPKEINIGSSTSVDSSSPHNNFGTNYVQTHNDNTERVKPSSIKLFGKTIHIVESSDFTDSGIKGSEDGSNGCSQIEVVDKICTGNAQ
- the LOC123910131 gene encoding histone H4, with amino-acid sequence MSGRGKGGKGLGKGGAKRHRKVLRDNIQGITKPAIRRLARRGGVKRISGLIYEETRGVLKIFLENVIRDAVTYTEHARRKTVTAMDVVYALKRQGRTLYGFGG
- the LOC123908595 gene encoding uncharacterized protein LOC123908595 yields the protein MESSSSSSLSIWEFIVIIFLRPLLAIAFVLSLITLGWLLAWKMVLVHVPLVQEVFGLKKKPIRSKPQTGRLSKIYSQINSTPISPST